A portion of the Shimia isoporae genome contains these proteins:
- a CDS encoding CbtB domain-containing protein, which yields MTTKTATIAATGSNTLAFAFTLVVGLGLLTVSGMAQATVLHDAAHDQRHAMAFPCH from the coding sequence ATGACAACCAAGACCGCGACTATCGCCGCAACAGGTTCCAACACGCTGGCATTTGCTTTCACTCTGGTGGTTGGCCTCGGCCTGCTGACCGTTTCGGGCATGGCACAGGCAACTGTCCTGCACGATGCAGCACACGACCAGCGTCACGCAATGGCATTCCCCTGCCACTAA
- a CDS encoding CbtA family protein yields the protein MTKNLLSSAVFAGLIAGLIAALLQFFFVIPLLLEGELYESGARLHFHADGTPSSDRGAPGLGGETGRHLMTIGFNLVTYTGYGLLMVAAMAFARERRGTEITAQNGIIWGLAGFIAVQLAPAIGLPPELPGTPAAELGPRQVWWISTILATAVGLALIAFGRSLLMHAVGLLVILAPQFVGAPHLDTFWGVAPPELSAEFATQSLGFAAVGWVTLGYFCAFFLKQGEAE from the coding sequence ATGACCAAAAATCTGTTGTCCAGCGCTGTGTTCGCTGGCCTGATAGCAGGGCTGATTGCCGCTCTGCTACAGTTCTTTTTTGTCATCCCGCTTCTGCTGGAAGGCGAGCTCTACGAATCCGGCGCGCGCCTGCATTTCCATGCTGACGGTACGCCAAGTTCCGACAGGGGCGCGCCCGGCCTTGGCGGAGAAACCGGTCGTCACCTCATGACCATCGGCTTCAACCTCGTGACCTACACTGGCTACGGCTTGCTAATGGTGGCGGCGATGGCCTTCGCTCGCGAACGCCGTGGCACGGAAATCACCGCTCAGAATGGCATCATCTGGGGACTTGCAGGCTTTATTGCTGTGCAGCTCGCCCCTGCAATCGGCTTACCGCCAGAGCTTCCCGGCACGCCAGCAGCAGAGCTGGGCCCGCGCCAGGTTTGGTGGATCAGCACCATCCTCGCGACCGCGGTCGGGCTGGCCCTGATCGCGTTCGGCCGCAGCCTACTGATGCACGCGGTGGGTCTCTTGGTTATTCTTGCGCCGCAGTTCGTCGGGGCACCGCATCTGGACACGTTCTGGGGCGTTGCGCCACCTGAACTTTCCGCGGAATTTGCCACCCAGAGCTTGGGATTTGCCGCCGTAGGCTGGGTAACTCTCGGCTATTTCTGCGCCTTCTTCCTCAAGCAAGGCGAAGCGGAATAA
- a CDS encoding DUF1636 family protein, which translates to MTHTVFVCDTCCSENEHPSGGAFAAKLREAAQTNPALGDVAIRTVSCLNVCSEPVAIALRAPEKTAYLFAGIEPDSDLADTLALIGLYVEAADGDIPDARPAGRLRFCLKGRVPAL; encoded by the coding sequence GTGACACATACAGTTTTCGTTTGCGACACCTGTTGCTCAGAAAATGAGCATCCCTCCGGAGGCGCGTTTGCCGCCAAGCTACGCGAGGCGGCGCAGACAAATCCGGCTCTCGGCGATGTCGCTATCAGAACCGTAAGTTGTTTGAACGTTTGTTCGGAGCCTGTGGCGATAGCACTTCGGGCTCCGGAGAAGACGGCCTATCTGTTTGCGGGAATCGAGCCGGACTCCGATCTTGCCGATACACTGGCGTTGATTGGGCTTTATGTGGAAGCGGCGGATGGAGACATACCCGATGCACGACCGGCCGGACGATTGCGGTTTTGCCTAAAGGGGCGCGTCCCCGCGCTTTGA
- a CDS encoding GNAT family N-acetyltransferase has protein sequence MTDIRVVPGNPRDPQATRLLQASHALMQSLFSAEDNHFLSIDELCVDTIRFFVAKEGETTLGCAALANKGDYGEIKSMFVDPNARGKGIAHKLMHTLDQEARTQGLTVLKLETGDTLTQAHSLYHAHGFTDCGPFGDYEESDASIFMTKTLA, from the coding sequence ATGACTGACATTCGCGTCGTTCCCGGCAACCCGCGTGACCCGCAGGCGACCCGCCTTTTGCAGGCCAGCCATGCCTTGATGCAGTCGCTCTTCTCTGCCGAAGACAACCATTTCCTGTCGATCGACGAACTTTGTGTCGACACGATCCGCTTTTTTGTCGCCAAGGAAGGCGAAACAACTCTCGGCTGTGCGGCTTTGGCCAACAAGGGCGACTACGGCGAGATCAAATCCATGTTTGTCGATCCCAATGCACGGGGCAAAGGCATCGCTCACAAATTGATGCACACCCTAGACCAGGAGGCGCGAACGCAAGGGCTTACAGTGCTGAAGCTGGAAACCGGAGACACCCTGACACAGGCGCATAGCCTCTATCATGCACACGGTTTCACGGATTGCGGGCCCTTTGGAGACTACGAAGAAAGCGACGCTTCGATCTTCATGACGAAAACGCTGGCCTAG
- a CDS encoding FadR/GntR family transcriptional regulator: MPFQKVQPEKLSTSVVRQIELLILRGILRPGERLPAERELSERLGVSRPSLREAISTLQDKGLLASKAGAGIFVADVLGSAFSDSLVQLFAAHDEAVFDYISFRRDMEGLAAERAAKLASDTDLQVIQAVFDKMEAAHPKRNPADEARLDADFHLAIIEASHNVIMLHMMRSMYQLLREGVFYNRTIMFRQRTTRHELLEQHRAINAALQSRDPEAARAAVEAHLNFVEVALSDHQKFLHNESIAKQRFEHEATR; this comes from the coding sequence ATGCCGTTCCAGAAGGTCCAGCCTGAAAAACTCTCCACCTCAGTTGTCCGCCAGATCGAACTCCTGATCTTGCGCGGCATCCTGCGACCGGGCGAAAGGCTCCCTGCGGAACGCGAGCTCAGCGAACGGCTTGGTGTCTCCAGACCGAGCCTGCGTGAGGCTATTTCCACGCTTCAGGACAAAGGCTTGCTTGCTTCCAAAGCCGGTGCCGGCATCTTCGTCGCCGACGTTCTTGGCAGCGCGTTTTCAGATTCTTTGGTGCAGCTTTTCGCCGCCCATGACGAGGCCGTGTTCGACTACATCTCTTTCCGCCGTGATATGGAAGGACTCGCTGCCGAACGCGCGGCAAAGCTGGCTTCGGACACTGATCTGCAGGTAATTCAGGCCGTCTTTGACAAGATGGAAGCCGCTCATCCCAAACGCAATCCGGCTGACGAGGCGCGTCTTGATGCCGATTTTCACCTCGCCATTATCGAAGCCAGCCACAATGTGATCATGCTGCATATGATGCGGTCGATGTACCAGCTTCTGCGCGAGGGGGTTTTTTACAACCGCACGATTATGTTCCGTCAGCGCACAACTCGCCATGAACTTCTGGAGCAGCATCGCGCCATCAACGCTGCGCTTCAGTCCCGCGACCCCGAAGCCGCCCGGGCGGCCGTTGAGGCGCACCTGAATTTCGTGGAGGTCGCTCTCTCGGACCACCAGAAATTTCTCCACAACGAATCCATCGCCAAACAGCGTTTCGAACACGAAGCGACCCGTTGA
- a CDS encoding NAD(P)H-quinone oxidoreductase — translation MSSMMRAVEITKPGPAEVLEMTERPIPQPGPGEVLLKIAYAGVNRPDVLQRAGLYAPPPTASDLPGLEASGTIAAVGAGVSDWAEGDEVCALLPGGGYADYALTPAAHCLPIPRGMALREAACLPETFFTVWSNVFQRGGLIAGERFLVHGGSSGIGTTAIQLASVLGARVFATAGSDEKCAACVKLGAEKAINYRTEDFVDAMRAEGGANLILDMVGGDYIGRNVKALADDGRLVQIAFLQGPQVELNFAQVMMRRLTITGSTLRPQSDLAKARIAESLAENVWPLLDAGRVAPVMDSEFTLDEAVQAHQRMESSGHIGKIVMKVG, via the coding sequence ATGAGCTCTATGATGCGTGCGGTGGAGATCACCAAACCGGGACCGGCGGAGGTTCTGGAAATGACCGAACGCCCCATTCCACAGCCCGGACCCGGAGAGGTTCTTCTCAAGATCGCCTATGCGGGTGTGAACCGCCCGGATGTGTTGCAGCGCGCAGGTCTTTATGCGCCTCCTCCGACTGCCTCGGATCTGCCCGGCTTGGAGGCATCCGGTACCATCGCCGCCGTGGGCGCCGGGGTCTCGGACTGGGCAGAAGGCGATGAGGTATGTGCCTTGTTGCCCGGTGGAGGGTACGCGGATTACGCGTTGACGCCAGCCGCGCATTGCCTGCCCATCCCACGTGGGATGGCGCTGCGTGAAGCCGCTTGTCTGCCCGAAACATTCTTTACGGTCTGGTCCAATGTGTTCCAGCGTGGTGGGCTCATTGCCGGGGAGCGCTTCCTTGTGCATGGCGGCTCAAGCGGTATTGGTACAACAGCGATCCAGCTGGCCAGCGTTCTTGGCGCGCGGGTGTTTGCTACCGCCGGTTCAGACGAGAAATGTGCAGCTTGCGTGAAGCTGGGTGCAGAGAAAGCGATCAACTATCGCACCGAGGACTTTGTTGACGCGATGCGCGCCGAGGGCGGGGCGAACCTGATCCTTGATATGGTGGGGGGCGACTACATTGGCCGCAATGTCAAAGCTCTGGCCGATGATGGACGGTTGGTTCAGATTGCCTTTTTGCAAGGGCCACAGGTCGAACTCAATTTTGCGCAGGTGATGATGCGCCGTTTGACGATTACGGGCAGCACCTTGCGCCCGCAAAGTGATCTGGCCAAAGCCCGCATCGCCGAGAGTCTGGCGGAGAATGTCTGGCCCTTGCTGGATGCGGGGCGCGTTGCCCCGGTTATGGACAGCGAATTTACACTTGATGAAGCCGTGCAGGCACATCAGCGGATGGAAAGCAGCGGCCACATCGGCAAGATCGTGATGAAAGTGGGCTGA
- a CDS encoding COQ9 family protein, whose amino-acid sequence MTDAPQTDLKTRLLEAAEMHVPFDGWSEATYAAAVTESGVDPTVARAICPRGAVDLAVAYHLRGDSQMVAAMAEADLDAMKIREKITFAVRKRLELCTDREVVRRGTTLFSLPQHAAQGAQLIWGTCDAIWIAIGDTSRDFNWYTKRATLSAVYGSTVLYWLGDDSEGQAATWAFLDRRIENVMQFEKTKAQFNNSPLGKMMAGPLEMLGRIKAPQMPKGMPGSWTPPRS is encoded by the coding sequence GTGACTGACGCCCCCCAGACTGACCTGAAAACCCGCCTTCTAGAGGCAGCGGAGATGCATGTGCCCTTTGACGGTTGGTCGGAAGCGACCTACGCCGCCGCGGTGACGGAAAGCGGCGTTGATCCAACGGTGGCACGGGCAATCTGTCCGCGCGGAGCCGTTGATCTGGCGGTCGCATATCACCTGCGCGGCGATTCGCAGATGGTTGCAGCAATGGCGGAGGCCGATCTGGACGCCATGAAAATCCGCGAGAAGATCACGTTTGCGGTCCGAAAACGGTTGGAGCTGTGCACAGATCGCGAAGTTGTGCGTCGCGGAACGACGCTTTTCTCGCTGCCGCAACATGCCGCGCAAGGCGCGCAGCTGATTTGGGGCACTTGCGATGCGATCTGGATCGCAATCGGTGACACCAGCCGCGACTTCAACTGGTATACGAAGCGCGCAACGTTGAGCGCGGTCTATGGCTCAACAGTTTTGTATTGGCTCGGCGACGACAGCGAAGGGCAGGCCGCGACCTGGGCGTTTCTGGATCGGCGCATTGAAAACGTCATGCAGTTTGAAAAAACCAAGGCCCAGTTCAACAACAGCCCGCTTGGCAAGATGATGGCAGGTCCGCTTGAGATGCTTGGCCGGATAAAGGCGCCGCAGATGCCAAAAGGCATGCCCGGAAGCTGGACGCCGCCTCGGTCCTGA
- the rpsU gene encoding 30S ribosomal protein S21, whose amino-acid sequence MQVSVRDNNVDQALRALKKKLQREGVFREMKLKQHFEKPSEKKAREKAEAIRRARKLARKKAQREGLL is encoded by the coding sequence ATGCAGGTTAGTGTTCGTGACAACAACGTCGATCAGGCGCTCCGTGCCCTGAAGAAAAAGCTGCAGCGTGAAGGCGTCTTCCGTGAAATGAAGCTCAAGCAACATTTCGAAAAGCCGTCCGAGAAAAAAGCGCGCGAGAAGGCTGAAGCGATCCGCCGTGCCCGTAAACTGGCACGTAAGAAAGCACAGCGCGAAGGTTTGCTTTAA
- a CDS encoding adenylate/guanylate cyclase domain-containing protein — protein sequence MQKPPFIETVKQHLPTLVFIIIFAGLVGAFYGYIMTQIFGRGFHWLLLVYGAVRGIFVAVVVTALELLVYRQKVQRRLRAMAFVPAFLVRSLITCWHLVVGLTLSHMVFSPAWATLDIWIQRGLLRDFIFAAGAALMIQLILQTRSLVGGRTLRHFLMGRYNRPVKETRIFMLADIVGFTAIADKIGDQRSLELVTNFFLDIDPAIHRNGGMIHNYVGDEVVASWSDHGKEQNKRVLHCIQDIFKKIDDVRAQYIDEFGVAPALRIGMAHGPVAVGECGGEKRQVIYIGDTINTAKRLQDACKPYGVGVMTDADTLARMAIPEGMQATEMGRTTLRGRETETLMIAIGTDSGPYSLPALGN from the coding sequence ATGCAGAAACCGCCCTTTATCGAGACCGTCAAACAGCATCTGCCGACGCTGGTTTTCATCATCATATTCGCCGGGCTTGTCGGCGCGTTCTACGGCTACATCATGACGCAAATTTTCGGGCGCGGCTTTCACTGGCTCTTGCTGGTTTACGGCGCCGTCCGAGGCATCTTCGTTGCCGTGGTTGTCACCGCGCTGGAACTTCTGGTGTATCGTCAAAAGGTTCAGAGACGCCTGCGGGCGATGGCCTTTGTTCCGGCTTTTCTGGTGCGCTCGCTGATCACCTGTTGGCATCTCGTCGTGGGGCTCACTCTCAGCCACATGGTCTTCAGTCCCGCTTGGGCAACACTGGACATCTGGATACAGCGCGGCCTCTTGCGGGACTTCATCTTTGCTGCGGGTGCGGCGCTGATGATTCAGCTCATCCTGCAAACCCGCAGCCTCGTGGGCGGACGCACACTGCGACATTTTCTGATGGGGCGGTACAACCGGCCGGTCAAGGAAACACGGATATTTATGCTCGCTGACATCGTCGGTTTCACCGCGATCGCCGACAAAATCGGGGATCAGCGCAGCCTCGAGCTGGTGACCAATTTCTTCCTCGACATCGACCCGGCGATTCACCGCAACGGTGGCATGATCCACAATTACGTCGGCGACGAAGTTGTCGCGAGTTGGAGCGATCACGGTAAGGAGCAGAACAAGCGTGTGCTGCACTGCATTCAAGACATATTCAAAAAAATCGACGACGTCCGTGCGCAATACATCGATGAATTCGGTGTCGCTCCAGCGCTGCGCATCGGCATGGCGCATGGTCCTGTCGCGGTGGGCGAATGTGGCGGCGAAAAAAGGCAGGTGATCTATATCGGCGACACCATCAACACCGCCAAGCGCTTGCAGGACGCCTGCAAACCTTATGGTGTCGGTGTCATGACCGATGCCGACACACTTGCGCGCATGGCCATCCCCGAAGGAATGCAAGCGACGGAAATGGGTCGCACAACCCTTAGAGGGCGCGAAACAGAGACCCTGATGATTGCCATAGGAACGGACAGCGGTCCTTATTCTCTACCTGCTTTGGGAAACTGA
- the yghU gene encoding glutathione-dependent disulfide-bond oxidoreductase produces MTDTYTPPKVWTWDAESGGKFANINRPIAGATHDKDLPRGDHPFQLYSLATPNGVKVTVMFEELLAAGHAGAEYDAYLINIGEGDQFGSGFVDVNPNSKIPALMDLSGDGEVRVFESGAILLHLAEKFDAFLGPKEKRAEMISWLFWQMGSAPYLGGGFGHFYAYAPEKWEYPINRFAMETKRQLDVLDRQLAENRYIAGDEYTIADIAIWSWYGALALGRLYEAAEFLDVESYEHVQRWAKEINDRPAVKRGVKVNRAWGEPEQQLHERHSAEDFDTKTQDKLAPEEG; encoded by the coding sequence ATGACCGATACTTATACGCCCCCCAAAGTCTGGACCTGGGACGCCGAAAGCGGCGGCAAATTTGCCAATATCAATCGCCCGATCGCGGGTGCGACCCACGACAAGGACCTGCCCCGCGGCGATCATCCGTTCCAGCTTTACTCACTGGCGACGCCGAATGGCGTCAAGGTGACCGTGATGTTCGAGGAATTGCTGGCGGCGGGGCACGCGGGTGCCGAATACGATGCCTATCTTATTAACATCGGAGAAGGCGACCAGTTCGGGTCGGGATTTGTCGATGTGAACCCCAACTCCAAAATCCCCGCTCTCATGGACTTGTCCGGCGACGGCGAAGTCCGAGTCTTTGAAAGCGGCGCAATCCTTCTGCATCTGGCGGAGAAATTCGATGCCTTCCTCGGCCCGAAAGAAAAGCGCGCCGAAATGATCAGCTGGCTTTTCTGGCAAATGGGCAGCGCCCCGTATCTGGGCGGCGGCTTTGGCCACTTCTACGCTTATGCGCCTGAAAAATGGGAATACCCGATCAACCGGTTTGCCATGGAAACCAAACGCCAGCTTGACGTGCTTGACCGGCAACTGGCCGAGAACCGCTATATCGCGGGTGACGAATACACCATCGCCGATATTGCGATCTGGTCTTGGTACGGTGCTCTGGCTCTGGGGCGCCTCTATGAAGCCGCCGAATTCCTGGACGTGGAAAGCTACGAACACGTTCAGCGTTGGGCCAAGGAAATCAACGACCGTCCGGCGGTGAAGCGCGGGGTTAAAGTGAACCGTGCGTGGGGTGAACCCGAGCAGCAATTGCACGAGCGCCACTCTGCTGAAGACTTCGATACCAAAACGCAGGACAAACTGGCACCCGAAGAGGGTTAA
- a CDS encoding MFS transporter — MIFLRALNDPLLRVAFLCILLMGPAVASVAPFQSVIAIERLGFGNAVYAFVVTAGAFFSVIASVVIGIIVDQTQRYRAILLACICVGIAAGFLMAAWPTAAAFVLVHMVLFPIAATTFTQYFALAAVAADRNPRIDKDVGLSLVRAGFAGTFAITPPLWALALARGADLLAVYWTLAVANVLVLVVVYLMWPKDMGDTGDGSGLTFWEAVGEVVARAVLIRLGLITAVTSANGLYSILLGLLVVTQLGGQESDIGWFSGGVAMVELPVMLGGALLLKRFSRVAVILGGAAIYALSFAALAVVPNMAAAWWLVLPFGIGAGIILSVPVGYIQSLVEHRPGAGSALISMSHFGGTLVASGLFAGFAEIIGYSGVAVLGAALSLGAAALLYLLEGGRMRPRAV; from the coding sequence TTGATATTTTTACGCGCACTGAACGACCCGCTTTTGAGGGTCGCCTTTCTTTGCATCCTTCTTATGGGCCCAGCAGTGGCTTCGGTCGCGCCGTTCCAATCCGTGATTGCGATTGAGCGGTTGGGATTTGGTAACGCGGTTTATGCGTTTGTGGTCACCGCAGGCGCATTCTTCAGCGTGATCGCTTCGGTGGTGATCGGCATAATTGTGGATCAAACGCAGCGTTATCGTGCAATTCTGCTCGCCTGCATTTGCGTCGGAATAGCAGCGGGCTTTTTGATGGCAGCCTGGCCCACGGCGGCGGCGTTTGTGCTGGTCCACATGGTGCTGTTCCCAATCGCCGCAACGACCTTCACGCAGTATTTCGCCCTTGCCGCAGTCGCGGCAGACCGCAACCCGCGTATCGACAAGGACGTCGGCTTGTCGCTGGTGCGCGCTGGCTTTGCCGGCACATTTGCGATCACGCCGCCGCTGTGGGCTTTGGCGCTGGCGCGAGGAGCGGATTTGCTGGCGGTCTATTGGACCTTGGCAGTGGCAAACGTGTTGGTGTTGGTGGTGGTCTATCTGATGTGGCCCAAGGACATGGGCGACACTGGTGATGGTTCGGGCCTTACTTTCTGGGAAGCAGTCGGAGAGGTTGTTGCTCGGGCGGTGCTGATCCGGTTGGGGCTGATCACGGCGGTTACCTCGGCAAACGGGCTTTACAGCATCCTGCTCGGGCTTCTGGTGGTCACACAACTGGGCGGCCAGGAGAGCGATATCGGATGGTTTTCCGGCGGCGTGGCAATGGTGGAACTGCCGGTGATGCTGGGCGGTGCGTTGTTGCTGAAACGGTTCTCGCGCGTTGCGGTTATTCTGGGCGGCGCGGCGATTTACGCGCTGAGTTTTGCCGCTCTGGCTGTGGTGCCAAACATGGCAGCGGCGTGGTGGCTTGTTCTGCCGTTTGGCATCGGCGCGGGTATCATTCTGTCGGTGCCGGTCGGGTACATCCAGTCGTTGGTGGAGCATCGTCCGGGAGCGGGCAGCGCGCTCATCTCGATGTCGCATTTTGGCGGAACGCTGGTGGCGTCCGGACTGTTTGCAGGGTTTGCGGAAATCATCGGCTACAGCGGTGTTGCCGTTTTGGGCGCGGCACTCTCTCTGGGTGCCGCCGCCCTTTTGTATTTGCTGGAGGGCGGGCGGATGCGCCCGCGGGCCGTTTAA
- a CDS encoding haloalkane dehalogenase → MDFLRTPDDRFDNLPDYNFAPHYKTVDDTEGGQLRVHYLDEGPDDAAPILVMHGEPSWCYLYRHMIPLFSAAGHRVVAPDLVGFGRSDKPTKRTDYTYQRHVDWMTDWLQQVDLTNITLVCQDWGGLIGLRLVAAMPERFARIVVANTALPTGDQPMGKAFEGWREFSQTTPVFNTGKIIYGGTTSKLTEAEIAAYDAPFPDETYKEGARQFPMLVPASPDDPAAQPNRDAWKVLMGLDIPVLTAFGSDDKIMAGVDKVFQKLMPGAAGQPHTILEGGNHFLQEDVAPELSKATLDFIERT, encoded by the coding sequence ATGGACTTTCTGCGCACCCCTGACGACCGCTTCGACAACCTGCCGGACTACAACTTCGCACCTCACTATAAAACTGTGGACGACACAGAAGGCGGGCAATTGCGGGTGCATTATCTGGACGAAGGGCCTGATGATGCCGCACCGATCCTGGTGATGCACGGCGAGCCGTCTTGGTGTTACCTGTACAGGCACATGATCCCGCTTTTCTCAGCTGCCGGCCATCGTGTCGTTGCGCCTGATCTGGTGGGTTTCGGGCGCTCGGACAAACCGACCAAACGCACTGATTACACTTATCAGCGCCACGTCGACTGGATGACAGACTGGTTGCAACAGGTCGACCTCACCAACATCACGTTGGTCTGCCAGGACTGGGGCGGGCTCATTGGCCTTCGCCTTGTCGCCGCCATGCCAGAACGATTTGCACGCATTGTTGTGGCCAACACGGCCCTTCCGACAGGCGATCAACCAATGGGCAAGGCATTCGAAGGATGGCGGGAATTTTCGCAGACTACGCCTGTCTTCAACACCGGCAAGATCATCTACGGCGGCACCACTTCGAAATTGACCGAAGCCGAAATCGCCGCTTATGACGCGCCTTTCCCCGATGAAACGTACAAGGAAGGCGCGCGCCAATTCCCGATGCTGGTCCCCGCCAGCCCCGACGATCCCGCCGCGCAGCCCAACCGCGACGCGTGGAAAGTGCTGATGGGTCTCGACATCCCCGTCCTCACCGCCTTTGGCTCGGATGACAAGATCATGGCAGGCGTGGACAAGGTCTTCCAGAAGCTGATGCCCGGCGCCGCTGGCCAGCCTCACACCATCCTCGAAGGCGGCAATCACTTCCTTCAGGAAGACGTCGCCCCCGAATTGTCGAAGGCGACTTTGGACTTTATCGAACGGACCTGA
- a CDS encoding LysE family translocator has protein sequence MAWSEILTFSFVAALLVMSPGPNSVLIAKTVPTSGRAAGFANVTGFVAAFYLHGAMSVLGISIILTQSALAFSIVKYLGAAYLCWIGIKALLAAYRGATPVADTAPARRRRTLAKAFTEGFLTNALNPKVSMFYLAAFPQFIALGETTAAASFLLVFIHSMINALWFGAMVLLLDRLRHAAQNTHFQRWLKGVTGVVFLGFGAKLATMRVT, from the coding sequence ATGGCGTGGTCCGAAATCCTGACGTTTTCCTTTGTCGCAGCGCTTCTGGTCATGTCGCCCGGCCCAAACAGCGTGCTGATCGCCAAGACCGTGCCAACATCCGGTCGCGCCGCAGGCTTCGCCAATGTCACCGGGTTCGTTGCTGCCTTCTACCTGCATGGCGCCATGTCGGTGCTCGGCATCTCGATAATCCTGACGCAATCGGCGCTGGCCTTCTCAATCGTGAAATATCTCGGTGCAGCGTATCTCTGCTGGATCGGCATCAAGGCCCTGTTGGCGGCCTATCGCGGTGCAACACCCGTCGCTGACACTGCCCCCGCAAGACGCAGGCGCACCCTCGCCAAAGCCTTCACAGAAGGCTTCCTGACCAATGCGCTTAACCCCAAAGTCTCGATGTTCTACCTCGCGGCCTTTCCGCAGTTCATAGCGCTCGGCGAAACCACCGCCGCAGCCTCGTTCCTGCTGGTTTTCATTCACTCGATGATCAACGCTTTATGGTTCGGCGCGATGGTGCTGCTTCTCGACCGCCTCAGACATGCTGCGCAGAACACTCATTTCCAGCGCTGGCTAAAAGGTGTGACCGGCGTTGTTTTCCTTGGATTCGGCGCCAAACTTGCCACCATGCGCGTGACATGA
- a CDS encoding ornithine carbamoyltransferase — MRHLLRVDDLDRAALEALLERSLQIAQDWEARAMPRVLQGRRIGLIAELPGWRNPTAVKLGAAEMGAICVDTGVMLEGGEAVGDLAGYLGNWCDLMAVRTPRLSRLAAFAEAAAFPVLNLRTNDNHPCEILGDLAFVLSRKGHLDGLKVVVAAPNGNIVQSWLEAARVVPISVTQWCPVEQGVGPDALPPGCDVTQSEAALLEADVIVTDCWSSTAGRKVAGFSVTGAILERCRPDVYFIPCPPVTRGEEVDAAAMAHASCVATQAKAYLMHVQNAAMVEALT; from the coding sequence ATGCGGCATTTGTTGCGAGTGGATGATCTGGATCGGGCAGCGCTTGAGGCTTTGCTCGAGCGGTCGTTGCAAATCGCTCAGGACTGGGAAGCACGGGCCATGCCGCGGGTTTTGCAAGGTCGGCGGATCGGGTTGATTGCCGAATTGCCGGGGTGGCGCAATCCGACGGCGGTGAAGCTGGGGGCGGCAGAGATGGGCGCGATCTGTGTCGACACCGGCGTGATGCTGGAGGGCGGTGAGGCAGTCGGTGATCTGGCTGGTTATCTCGGCAACTGGTGTGACCTGATGGCCGTTCGCACTCCGCGCTTGTCACGATTGGCGGCCTTTGCGGAGGCGGCCGCGTTTCCGGTGCTGAACCTGCGGACCAATGACAACCATCCGTGCGAGATACTTGGTGACTTGGCGTTTGTCCTGTCGCGCAAAGGGCATCTCGACGGGCTCAAGGTTGTAGTGGCTGCGCCGAATGGCAACATTGTTCAGTCCTGGCTCGAGGCGGCGCGGGTGGTGCCAATTTCGGTGACCCAGTGGTGCCCCGTCGAGCAGGGAGTTGGGCCGGATGCTCTGCCACCCGGCTGTGATGTCACTCAAAGTGAGGCGGCGCTGTTGGAAGCGGATGTGATCGTCACCGACTGCTGGTCATCGACCGCGGGACGGAAGGTGGCAGGTTTTTCGGTGACAGGTGCGATATTGGAGCGTTGTCGACCGGATGTGTACTTCATTCCCTGCCCGCCTGTGACGCGCGGCGAAGAGGTGGACGCGGCGGCGATGGCGCATGCCAGTTGCGTCGCGACTCAAGCGAAGGCGTATCTGATGCATGTTCAGAACGCGGCGATGGTGGAGGCCCTGACCTAG